One genomic region from Tripterygium wilfordii isolate XIE 37 chromosome 20, ASM1340144v1, whole genome shotgun sequence encodes:
- the LOC119986838 gene encoding uncharacterized protein LOC119986838 codes for MAVRVTILLLFVCWFSKLYIGIGAYKLSKEDDFELQEHVTTIEMRPSSYPEGRTCKNSSTTNRSKSLWADGEGCPVGTVPIKKTTEEDLINAKLASKIYDKQYKPLTQQEPGTHYAILHTNYGTGKKFNGGGMETATYNPRPVTGSQYSSSQLKIINGRDSMEVGWTVNPTLYKDDRVRLFIYTNAGTSRCFNTHCPGFVIVRTDVPIDQILDPISQRGKILYGQTVLIYRDSPSGNWWLELDPEQTKVGFWPKHIFTGLTDLATSIEWGGKVYGPHLAPSPPMGTGFKLEVNLFKDAFCRRIVTVNETYQIIDATEKSTYADIEQYQAIDVGFYNPTYRHLMLYGGPGGYIGK; via the exons ATGGCCGTGAGGGTTACAATATTGTTATTGTTTGTGTGCTGGTTTTCTAAGCTTTATATTGGAATTGGAGCATACAAATTATCAAAAGAAGACGATTTTGAATTGCAGGAGCATGTTACAACTATTGAG ATGAGACCAAGCTCATATCCAGAGGGGAGGACATGCAAAAATTCCTCAACAACTAATCGATCAAAAAGTTTGTGGGCTGACGGTGAAGGATGTCCAGTTGGTACTGTTCCTATCAAGAAAACAACAGAAGAAGATCTCATCAATGCTAAATTGGCTTCAAAAATATATGATAAACAATATAAACCTCTCACACAACAAGAACCGGGCACACAT TATGCTATATTACACACAAATTATGGTACCGGAAAGAAATTTAATGGAGGTGGAATGGAAACAGCCACATATAATCCACGACCAGTCACTGGCTCTCAATACAGCTCTTCTCAACTAAAGATTATAAATGGTCGAGATAGCATGGAAGTTGGATGGAcg GTGAATCCTACTCTATATAAAGATGATCGTGTTAGACTTTTTATTTACACAAAT GCAGGTACATCACGCTGTTTCAATACACATTGCCCTGGATTTGTAATTGTTCGAACGGATGTTCCTATCGATCAGATTCTCGATCCAATTTCTCAAAGGGGGAAAATATTATATGGTCAAACAGTTCTAATTTATCGG GATTCACCAAGTGGAAATTGGTGGCTTGAGCTTGACCCAGAACAAACTAAAGTTGGATTTTGGCCGAAACATATTTTTACTGGGTTGACAGACTTAGCTACCTCTATAGAATGGGGAGGAAAAGTATATGGTCCTCACTTAGCTCCAAGTCCACCAATGGGTACTGGGTTTAAGTTAGAAGTAAACTTGTTTAAGGATGCTTTTTGCAGACGGATTGTTACTGTAAATGAAACTTATCAAATTATTGATGCTACAGAGAAATCAACCTATGCTGACATCGAACAATATCAAGCTATAGATGTGGGCTTCTATAATCCTACTTATCGTCATTTAATGTTATATGGGGGTCCTGGTGGGTACATTggaaaataa
- the LOC119987381 gene encoding phosphatidylinositol glycan anchor biosynthesis class U protein-like isoform X1 — MAKSRKFWAWMIASVILRLILIYFPKKLNLSTRPEVSTPLTSLRRLAEGYWLKQQSMSPYAGSMYHGSPLLLSVLGPLTVKRIEGQPDHLLCSLLLVLADIISAILIRATGKILQMAYRQSLDSLNLLQASKSSDFLSSGDVAALVYLWNPLTIVACVAQSTSPIENLAIILSLFGACKRLVPLAAFGWVVATHLSLYPAILIIPVILLLGSGPDAPPRKLFLQRGCEKFGDSSSNDSHRPRMEVSPSKLPIAFSWRSLIHFLLWTSLWSVYVLFLCSVLVRPYGGLLEMFKRTYGFMLTVEDLSPNIGVLWYFFAEVFDFFRNFFLIVFHMNILFMIIPLAIRLNHRPCFLAFVYIALSSMLKSYPSVGDSALCLGLLALFVDQLADMQFSFFLFCGYVGVSLLSPAMHNLWIWRGTGNANFYFATAMAYACFQIILVVESVSATLNHDRKLRKLSASKLGDGKS; from the exons ATGGCGAAGAGCAGAAAGTTTTGGGCATGGATGATAGCATCAGTGATTTTGAGGCtcattttgatttatttccCAAAGAAGCTCAATCTATCCACTCGCCCCGAAGTCTCGACTCCTCTCACCAGCCTTCGTCGCC TGGCTGAAGGTTACTGGTTGAAGCAGCAATCTATGTCCCCGTATGCAG GATCGATGTACCATGGTTCACCTCTGTTGCTGTCAGTCCTTGGTCCTCTCACTGTCAAGCG AATTGAAGGGCAGCCTGATCATCTTTTATGCAG TTTGCTTTTGGTGCTTGCAGATATTATCAGTGCAATTCTTATTCGGGCTACTGGGAAAATTCTTCAGATGGCCTATAGACAGAGCTTGGATTCATTAAATCTTCTGCAAGCATCAAAAAGTTCGG ATTTTCTCTCCTCTGGAGATGTTGCTGCTCTTGTGTACTTATGGAATCCATTGACAATTGTTGCTTGTGTCGCTCAGTCCACATCACCAATTGAAAATCTGGCAATTATATTGTCCCTATTTGGGGCATGTAAAA GACTGGTTCCTCTGGCAGCTTTTGGATGGGTCGTGGCAACACATCTGTCTCTTTATCCAGCAATTCTTATTATTCCA GTGATTCTTTTATTGGGATCTGGGCCTGACGCTCCCCCTAGGAAATTGTTCCTGCAACGGGGATGTGAAAAATTTGGAGATAGTTCCTCAAATGATAGCCATCGCCCGAGAATGGAAGTGAGCCCATCAAAACTACCAATTGCTTTTTCATGGAGATCACTCATCCATTTCTTGCTTTGGACTTCTTTGTGGTCTGTCTATGTCCTTTTTCTCTGTAGTGTACTTGTCAGACCATATGGCGGTTTGCTGGAGATGTTTAAAAG AACATATGGTTTCATGCTCACGGTGGAGGATCTGTCTCCAAATATTGGTGTTTTATG GTACTTTTTTGCCgaagtttttgattttttcagAAATTTCTTCCTGATAGTATTCCATATGAATATTCTATTTATGATAATTCCTTTAGCCATTCGGCTAAACCACCGACCTTGCTTCCTGGCTTTTGTGTACATTGCACTCTCTTCAATGCTAAAGTCTTACCCCTCA GTCGGAGATTCAGCTCTCTGCTTGGGTTTGCTGGCCTTGTTTGTCGATCAATTAGCAG ATATGCAGTTCTCATTCTTCCTCTTCTGTGGGTATGTTGGGGTTTCCCTCCTCAGCCCCGCGATGCACAATCTTTGGATTTGGAGG GGCACTGGCAATGCAAACTTTTACTTTGCAACTGCAATGGCCTATGCATGCTTTCAG ATCATTTTGGTGGTTGAGAGTGTCAGTGCCACGCTGAATCATGACAGGAAGCTAAGAAAGCTATCTGCCTCAAAGCTTGGTGATGGCAAATCTTAG
- the LOC119987381 gene encoding phosphatidylinositol glycan anchor biosynthesis class U protein-like isoform X2 produces MQDRCTMVHLCCCQSLVLSLSSELKGSLIIFYADIISAILIRATGKILQMAYRQSLDSLNLLQASKSSDFLSSGDVAALVYLWNPLTIVACVAQSTSPIENLAIILSLFGACKRLVPLAAFGWVVATHLSLYPAILIIPVILLLGSGPDAPPRKLFLQRGCEKFGDSSSNDSHRPRMEVSPSKLPIAFSWRSLIHFLLWTSLWSVYVLFLCSVLVRPYGGLLEMFKRTYGFMLTVEDLSPNIGVLWYFFAEVFDFFRNFFLIVFHMNILFMIIPLAIRLNHRPCFLAFVYIALSSMLKSYPSVGDSALCLGLLALFVDQLADMQFSFFLFCGYVGVSLLSPAMHNLWIWRGTGNANFYFATAMAYACFQIILVVESVSATLNHDRKLRKLSASKLGDGKS; encoded by the exons ATGCAG GATCGATGTACCATGGTTCACCTCTGTTGCTGTCAGTCCTTGGTCCTCTCACTGTCAAGCG AATTGAAGGGCAGCCTGATCATCTTTTATGCAG ATATTATCAGTGCAATTCTTATTCGGGCTACTGGGAAAATTCTTCAGATGGCCTATAGACAGAGCTTGGATTCATTAAATCTTCTGCAAGCATCAAAAAGTTCGG ATTTTCTCTCCTCTGGAGATGTTGCTGCTCTTGTGTACTTATGGAATCCATTGACAATTGTTGCTTGTGTCGCTCAGTCCACATCACCAATTGAAAATCTGGCAATTATATTGTCCCTATTTGGGGCATGTAAAA GACTGGTTCCTCTGGCAGCTTTTGGATGGGTCGTGGCAACACATCTGTCTCTTTATCCAGCAATTCTTATTATTCCA GTGATTCTTTTATTGGGATCTGGGCCTGACGCTCCCCCTAGGAAATTGTTCCTGCAACGGGGATGTGAAAAATTTGGAGATAGTTCCTCAAATGATAGCCATCGCCCGAGAATGGAAGTGAGCCCATCAAAACTACCAATTGCTTTTTCATGGAGATCACTCATCCATTTCTTGCTTTGGACTTCTTTGTGGTCTGTCTATGTCCTTTTTCTCTGTAGTGTACTTGTCAGACCATATGGCGGTTTGCTGGAGATGTTTAAAAG AACATATGGTTTCATGCTCACGGTGGAGGATCTGTCTCCAAATATTGGTGTTTTATG GTACTTTTTTGCCgaagtttttgattttttcagAAATTTCTTCCTGATAGTATTCCATATGAATATTCTATTTATGATAATTCCTTTAGCCATTCGGCTAAACCACCGACCTTGCTTCCTGGCTTTTGTGTACATTGCACTCTCTTCAATGCTAAAGTCTTACCCCTCA GTCGGAGATTCAGCTCTCTGCTTGGGTTTGCTGGCCTTGTTTGTCGATCAATTAGCAG ATATGCAGTTCTCATTCTTCCTCTTCTGTGGGTATGTTGGGGTTTCCCTCCTCAGCCCCGCGATGCACAATCTTTGGATTTGGAGG GGCACTGGCAATGCAAACTTTTACTTTGCAACTGCAATGGCCTATGCATGCTTTCAG ATCATTTTGGTGGTTGAGAGTGTCAGTGCCACGCTGAATCATGACAGGAAGCTAAGAAAGCTATCTGCCTCAAAGCTTGGTGATGGCAAATCTTAG